In Ferviditalea candida, the DNA window AAAATGACCGAAACGCTGGCATTCCTCGTACAGCCGTTTTTTTTGGTCCAAGGCCCGAATCAGCGCCTGCACCTCTTCGCTGTCCTGCATATTGCGCCTTGCGTCCAGATACTGCCCGATCTCCTGTGAATGATTTATCAGATCGCCGATTTCATATGCTTTCAGTAATACCGCAGCCATGCCCAGCGCATGTTGTTCCATGACACCCATTGGTACTCAACCCCAATTTTACATTGTTGTTTTCATCATAACATGAAATTCACAAAAAGTTTAAATTTATTTTCTATTATTGATCATACATTCCCAAGCATCAACTGCAGGTTTCTGGAAGCCATTCATTGATCATTGATTCCCGGCAATATCAACTGCATTTCCCCGCATTCCGAAGCGGTCAAACGAATCTCCTCGCGATTGAATAACCCGATAACGCTCCATGTCTGCATGCGGTCCTCAAGCCGCTTCGGCAATAGGGTAAGCTGCTGCTCGCCGGTAACGATTTTGACATAGGCTCCCCAAGCGATCGCTTTCTCCAGCAGTTCTCTTGCCGTCGAAGCATGATACCTTCGCAGATCCTTCAACCACATTGCCGGAATGTCGCGAAGCTGCGGATATACTTCATCCAGTTTCGGAACCGAAATATCCAAATCGTAGGGTATGACCGGATAGGCAGCGGGAACAAATCCGTGCGCTTTCCAAAACGGTTGCGGGCACAGAAGTTCCGAATCATCTCCGCAGCCGGGTTCATGTCGAATGAAAGAAGGAAATGCGGCCTTCGGTTCCTTCGCAGCCTTTCCCGTCTTATCTCTTCTTGACATATATCCGGATTGCTCCAAGGCTTTTTGCAAATGGTCCAGCCGCTCGGAACGCACGATAAAATCAAGCTCCCCGATCCGCTCCAAAATATGCGCGACCATTCCCGAATCCGCTGCTATTGCTTCCGCTGCGGAGCTGTCTTTGCAGCGCAGCAGGGTTATAGTCAGCAGACGGACCTCTGAATGCCGACTGCTCCAATGCTGCAAAACCTCCCTGACATTGTCCGGAATGCCGTATTTAGCATGCCGTTCCAAAAAATCCAGCAGCTGCTTCCCGTCTCTCCCATCCTCCAAAGCCCTCATCACGCTTTCCTTGGAAAGCGTATACTGCCAGAACGATCCCGTCTGAACCAGATCGGCCATGCTTTCCAGCTCCCAACGGATCCGGTACGAAACCGGAGGAGGTATAACCAGCTCAAAATCGGGTTGGACATAAAATTGACCGTCCTCCTGCCGGAAAAAGGCTTTCGTTTCCCCTTCCGTCTCCCCTTCGTCCTGTACGGCAGCCGAAAATACGCTTTGCGGACCGACTCTCCAGCGAAAATGCCAGTCCTCGCCGCAGCGGCAGCCGATGTCGATAAACCCTGCTTCCGCCAGCGGCTCCAGCCATTGCCCTTTGATCGCAGCCGCCGCCGAAATCGGATCAAACTGTCCGAGACTCCGCATATCCGGGAGCAAGAGGCGCTCCGCGAAGCGTTTGAGCGATATCCATCGATCTACGGGCGCCTTTTGCATGGCAATCGTCGCATGCTGCACAAGCAGGTTCTTGGGCATACGGGTTTGATACCACAGCTGCAGCAGCTCTTCTTCCGTTTCCGAACGCGAACGGCTCAGCCAAGCGGCCAGCTCGGGAAGACGGATGCCCAGCCTATCCCCTTCGTTAGCGATCAACCCGTATCTCAACAAAATATCAAAAACAACGGCAAACGAGCTCGAGCAAGTCTCTGAACCAGAATGGCCTACCTCCAGGCGATCCAACACTTCCGCATGCAGATTCAAGCGTTCCTCCATCTGCTGCATGTGCCGTTTATGAATCGACCCGTTTCTGTTCAACGGCGGCTGATGCCGGGCAATGTAAGCAAGCAGTAAAAACAGGGAATCGGCAAGCTGGTGCGGCTTGCTGCATGCCACCTCCACACCGTCGGAAGCCTCCTCCCAACCGTCCGTATACAAATCCGGCAGCGCCTGCATGTGCCAAAACGGATACAAATCATAAGGGATGAAAAAAAACCGTTCTCCCCAAGTCTTCTTATAGGCAAATACGATCCCCCTGCTGCGCAATCGGGCAAGGCCGACCTTGCACTCGGCCTCCGTCAAATCATCAGCGGAAGCCTTCCGCAGCTGACTCCATTCAAACGGCAGGATGCCGAGTCTTTGAATGATGATATCCAGCGTTTTTCGCTCCAAATGATAGAGCGATGCGTAAGCCTTCCCGATTTTTGCCGACGCTTCGGCGTAATCGGCAGGCAAAGAATACTGAGCTTGCTTGGGCATCTTCAGCAGGATATCGGTATAGTTCATAACGAAACCATCCCCACCTGAGCCGCTTCATTGACAGTTTTCGTTTCATAACGATAGCCCTGTTCAACAAGAAACAGCTGACGCTTCAACGAAAATTCCTGTTCACTGGAATCCAGCGTCACCAGACTGTAGAAGAAGCTTTGGTTGCCCCCCTGTTTGGGCCGCAAAATACGGCCGAGACGCTGGGCTTCCTCCTGCCTTGAACCAAAGCTCCCGGATACTTGAATCGCTACATTGGCATCCGGCAGATCCACCGCAAAGTTGGCCACTCTGGAAACCACCAGCACGGGGATCTCTCCTTGATTAAAACGGTCATATATCGCTTCACGCTGTTCATGACGAACCTTTCCGCAGATCAAAGGAGCGTTCAGCTCTGAGGCCAACTGCTCGAGCTGACTGATATACTGCCCGATGATCAGAATGCGGTCCCCTGCATGCTTGCGGAGCAAATCTTGAACGGCAAGGATTTTGGCCGGATTTTCCCCTGCGATACGATGCTTTTCTCTAGCGCCCGCCCGCCGGTATTCCTCCAGGCTCTGTCCGCTGAAAGGCACCCGGATTTCCCTGCACACCGCCTCGGAAATCCACTGCCGTTCTTCCATCTGCCTCCAGGGGACATCATAGCATTTGGGGCCGATCAGAGAGAA includes these proteins:
- a CDS encoding helicase-associated domain-containing protein, whose protein sequence is MNYTDILLKMPKQAQYSLPADYAEASAKIGKAYASLYHLERKTLDIIIQRLGILPFEWSQLRKASADDLTEAECKVGLARLRSRGIVFAYKKTWGERFFFIPYDLYPFWHMQALPDLYTDGWEEASDGVEVACSKPHQLADSLFLLLAYIARHQPPLNRNGSIHKRHMQQMEERLNLHAEVLDRLEVGHSGSETCSSSFAVVFDILLRYGLIANEGDRLGIRLPELAAWLSRSRSETEEELLQLWYQTRMPKNLLVQHATIAMQKAPVDRWISLKRFAERLLLPDMRSLGQFDPISAAAAIKGQWLEPLAEAGFIDIGCRCGEDWHFRWRVGPQSVFSAAVQDEGETEGETKAFFRQEDGQFYVQPDFELVIPPPVSYRIRWELESMADLVQTGSFWQYTLSKESVMRALEDGRDGKQLLDFLERHAKYGIPDNVREVLQHWSSRHSEVRLLTITLLRCKDSSAAEAIAADSGMVAHILERIGELDFIVRSERLDHLQKALEQSGYMSRRDKTGKAAKEPKAAFPSFIRHEPGCGDDSELLCPQPFWKAHGFVPAAYPVIPYDLDISVPKLDEVYPQLRDIPAMWLKDLRRYHASTARELLEKAIAWGAYVKIVTGEQQLTLLPKRLEDRMQTWSVIGLFNREEIRLTASECGEMQLILPGINDQ